The Lutibacter sp. Hel_I_33_5 genome has a window encoding:
- a CDS encoding sensor histidine kinase translates to MKFKLTSILFLLNILISFSQNICSDNFDLKKFNNQEINKNNALGILDLGLYYNNKNYNESLSNIENVLIFSEKNNFIEGIARAFVAYSSYYYTKGDFSASMNYCLKAIKLLDITKDTEALIEVKNNIAKIERENDNFEKGIEICLNLISELEKEPNSIQLARIHLNAANIYMNIKGNKFNNALIHLNKANTIFKKKDCESGIAMTQIKYSRFYKILYLREKKIENLKVSRTYADKANNTFKNKKQINNIAYANYTLGTLYSIEGNHKASIPFYTKGLVKFKEIENLSYQMRINQHLFVAYSILNQQGNALKSNKKFISIKDSIFNIEKRKFLADSQTKFETEKIKNQKEIAELESKKNRNLFIGSIVIACLLLIASLFYFGRLKAKKKTELIALELKEIQKRLALEKQYKDSELKALKAQMNPHFIFNALNSIQDYIVLNQKNLASDYLGKFADLIRNYLHFSDLGFISIPDEIHNLNLYLELEKLRFEEQLQYSFKIDDNANSETIKIPTMLIQPYVENALKHGLLHIKEERKLSISISKESNKIIECIIEDNGVGREKSKELNAKKELHHKSFASNATSQRLDLLNFGKEKKIGVEIIDLKDDSKALGTKVILKIPVIK, encoded by the coding sequence ATGAAATTTAAACTAACCTCCATTCTTTTTTTATTAAATATACTTATTAGTTTTTCTCAGAATATCTGTAGTGATAATTTTGATCTTAAAAAGTTTAACAATCAAGAAATTAATAAAAATAATGCACTAGGAATTTTAGATTTAGGTCTATATTATAACAATAAAAACTACAACGAAAGTTTATCCAATATAGAAAATGTTTTAATTTTTTCTGAAAAAAATAATTTCATAGAAGGAATTGCAAGAGCTTTTGTAGCCTACTCAAGTTATTATTATACAAAAGGAGATTTTTCAGCGTCTATGAATTATTGCTTAAAAGCAATAAAGTTATTAGATATTACTAAGGACACTGAAGCATTAATTGAAGTAAAAAATAACATTGCTAAGATAGAAAGAGAAAATGATAATTTTGAAAAAGGTATTGAGATTTGTTTAAATCTAATCTCTGAATTAGAGAAAGAACCAAATTCAATACAACTTGCTAGGATACATCTTAATGCAGCAAATATTTACATGAATATTAAAGGCAATAAGTTTAATAACGCATTAATTCACTTAAATAAAGCCAATACTATTTTTAAAAAGAAAGATTGTGAAAGTGGTATTGCAATGACACAAATTAAATATAGTCGATTTTATAAAATATTATATTTAAGAGAAAAAAAAATAGAAAATTTAAAAGTATCAAGAACTTATGCTGACAAGGCAAATAATACATTTAAAAACAAAAAGCAAATAAATAATATTGCCTATGCAAATTATACTTTAGGGACATTATATTCTATAGAAGGAAATCATAAAGCATCTATTCCATTTTACACAAAAGGGCTAGTAAAATTCAAAGAAATAGAGAACTTATCTTATCAAATGAGGATTAATCAACATTTATTTGTTGCTTATTCTATCTTAAATCAACAAGGAAATGCTTTAAAATCTAACAAGAAATTCATTTCAATTAAAGATTCTATTTTTAATATAGAAAAAAGAAAATTCTTAGCGGATTCTCAAACAAAGTTTGAAACTGAAAAAATTAAAAACCAAAAAGAAATAGCAGAATTAGAAAGCAAAAAAAACAGAAACTTATTTATAGGTTCCATTGTAATTGCTTGTTTACTATTAATTGCTTCATTATTTTATTTTGGTCGCTTAAAAGCTAAGAAAAAAACAGAGTTAATAGCTTTAGAACTAAAAGAAATTCAAAAAAGATTAGCGCTAGAAAAACAATATAAAGATTCAGAATTAAAAGCACTAAAAGCTCAGATGAATCCACATTTTATATTTAATGCTTTAAATTCTATTCAAGATTATATTGTTCTAAATCAAAAAAACTTAGCTAGCGATTATTTAGGGAAATTTGCAGACTTAATTCGAAATTATCTTCATTTTAGTGATTTAGGATTTATCTCTATTCCTGATGAAATACACAATCTTAATTTATACTTAGAATTAGAAAAACTACGTTTTGAAGAACAACTGCAATATTCTTTTAAAATTGATGATAATGCAAATTCTGAAACAATAAAAATACCAACAATGCTAATTCAACCTTATGTAGAAAATGCATTAAAACATGGTTTGTTACACATAAAAGAAGAACGAAAGTTAAGTATATCTATAAGTAAAGAGTCTAATAAAATTATAGAGTGTATTATAGAAGATAATGGTGTTGGAAGGGAAAAATCAAAAGAATTAAATGCGAAAAAAGAATTACATCATAAATCTTTTGCATCCAATGCTACATCACAACGATTAGATTTATTAAACTTTGGCAAAGAAAAAAAAATAGGTGTAGAAATCATAGATTTAAAAGACGATAGTAAAGCTTTAGGAACAAAAGTTATTTTAAAAATACCTGTTATAAAATAA
- a CDS encoding M20/M25/M40 family metallo-hydrolase codes for MKKLSLLIIASLVIFSCKQTQKDTALNSADFSKQEKKDSTNIKHFFNTALKEGKAYDWLEDLTTNVGSRLSGSEGAAKAVVWGEKLMNEIGLDSVWLQPVMVPHWVRGEKEVANYSFKGKKIHVPVCALGGSIATPSNGITAEVIEVKSIEEAELLGEKANGKIVFFNGRFDNTLINTFKAYGGCVGQRFAGASTVGKFGAKAIIVRSMTNGIDDYPHTGSMGYGDIPTSEYIPSAAISSRAAENLSKHLKENPRLKFYLKQSCKTLPDAPSHNVVGEIKGSENPDKIMVIGGHLDSWDLGDGAHDDGTGIVQSLEVAYLLKKNNIKPKNTIRIVFFMNEENGLRGAKEYARLAKVNGEIHIGALESDAGGHTPRGFSIDANDKNIHLLQSWKKLLAPYGLHDITKGGSGADISPLKNDEITLVGYRPDSQRYFDYHHAASDTFDKVNKRELELGSASMVSIVYLMDKYLYTNETLKP; via the coding sequence ATGAAAAAACTATCGCTACTTATTATAGCAAGTCTTGTAATTTTTTCTTGCAAGCAAACACAAAAAGATACTGCTCTAAATTCTGCAGACTTTTCTAAACAAGAGAAAAAAGACTCAACAAACATTAAACACTTTTTCAATACGGCTTTAAAAGAAGGTAAAGCCTACGATTGGTTAGAAGACCTAACAACAAATGTTGGAAGTAGATTATCTGGTTCTGAAGGTGCTGCAAAAGCTGTTGTATGGGGAGAAAAACTAATGAATGAGATTGGTTTAGACTCAGTTTGGTTACAACCCGTTATGGTTCCGCATTGGGTACGTGGCGAAAAAGAAGTTGCTAATTATTCTTTTAAAGGCAAAAAGATACATGTACCTGTTTGTGCTTTAGGTGGATCTATTGCAACACCTTCAAACGGAATTACAGCAGAAGTTATTGAAGTAAAAAGCATCGAAGAAGCCGAACTATTAGGTGAAAAAGCCAACGGAAAAATTGTCTTTTTTAATGGTCGATTTGACAACACCTTAATAAACACTTTTAAAGCGTATGGTGGTTGTGTTGGGCAACGATTTGCTGGTGCGTCAACCGTTGGTAAATTTGGAGCGAAAGCAATTATTGTTAGATCAATGACAAACGGCATTGATGATTATCCACATACAGGTTCTATGGGGTATGGAGATATTCCAACATCAGAATATATTCCTTCAGCAGCAATTAGCTCTAGAGCTGCAGAAAATTTAAGCAAACATTTAAAAGAAAATCCAAGGTTAAAATTTTATTTAAAACAAAGTTGTAAAACATTACCAGATGCACCTTCTCATAATGTAGTTGGCGAAATTAAAGGAAGTGAAAATCCAGATAAAATTATGGTGATTGGCGGACATTTAGATTCTTGGGATTTAGGTGATGGCGCTCATGATGATGGAACAGGTATTGTACAATCCTTAGAAGTTGCGTACTTATTAAAAAAGAATAATATCAAGCCAAAAAACACAATTAGAATTGTCTTTTTTATGAATGAAGAAAATGGGTTACGTGGTGCCAAAGAATATGCGCGTTTAGCTAAAGTAAATGGAGAAATTCATATTGGTGCTTTAGAATCTGATGCTGGCGGACATACACCAAGAGGTTTTTCTATTGATGCAAATGATAAAAACATTCACTTATTACAAAGTTGGAAAAAACTATTAGCTCCATATGGTTTACATGATATTACAAAAGGCGGAAGTGGCGCTGATATAAGTCCTTTGAAAAATGATGAAATTACATTGGTAGGTTATCGTCCAGATAGTCAACGTTATTTTGATTATCATCATGCAGCAAGTGATACATTCGATAAAGTAAATAAACGTGAGCTTGAACTTGGGAGTGCTTCCATGGTAAGTATTGTCTATTTAATGGATAAATATTTGTACACAAACGAGACTCTTAAACCATAA
- a CDS encoding tetratricopeptide repeat protein has translation MKPSKKIIFFFLSILLTFSVSSQQSEIDVNLLADFNHAVKLYNNKAYAAAQQNFIKVTKKSESTSNIKADAFYYDAMCAIKLNQTDADKKVKDFVENHPTSNKKDKAFLNVGNYYFSNKRASHALKWYTKVNDRFLSDENKKELNFKMGYALLVNRNLSLARNKFLPLINDARYGNDSRYYYGYIAYKQEDYDVAETTLTEIANNESYKSEVSYYLLDISFKAGRFERCIDVGEKLLPKASKKEKSEISKIVGESYFNLKKYKEAIPYLKTYKGKRGKWNNTDYYILGYAYYKQDNFETAISYFNKIIDEKDGVSQNAYYHLGECYLNLDRKPEALNAFKSASELAFDQQIKEDAALNYAKLSYEEGNPYKSVAEILQEYLIQYPKSKSYNEINGLVVTSYLHQQDYQGALNYLAKKKTKENSKLTNEVSLYRGIQLFNENKLKEALPLFVKSKKSEKPPIYQKAQFWEAETNYRLENYKESTAQFIILKKFLIKNNSIEFSEIDYNIGYSYFKLKQYDKAIEWFQNFLSKEEIDYSLKDDVRLRVGDSYFASKEYRDAIKAYKNITDEIGTGADYAFYQTGISYGFLGENDKKIDALKSVVNQFETSDLKDDALYQIGNTYASIKENEQAHKAYQRVLEKHPKSAYNPSILLREGLLYYNENNNSKAIERFKETVKKYPNSTEAKQAVTNAKNVYIDTGNIDEYANWVRGIKFANVSDDDLDNITYQAAENKFLENNTQKAIEGFSKYLQSYPDGLHALKTNFYLAELLNKINLQEKAIPNYSYVIVQHQNEFTEEALNKLAQIHLEAADWKKAIPLLERLEVEANSPQNILFAESNLMKGYYESNQFKKAVEYAEKVLVKDKIESNLEYDAKIIIARAAFKTEDLQTAEEYYGEIERNATGELKAEALYFNAFFKHQNKEYLDSNKVVQTIAADYSSYKYWGLKGLIIMAKNYYKLKDAYQATYILENVIKNTQGFDDVLLDANNELKKIKTQEAKTNNSVTPQN, from the coding sequence ATGAAACCCTCAAAAAAAATAATTTTCTTTTTTTTAAGTATTCTACTAACATTCTCTGTTTCTTCTCAGCAATCTGAAATTGATGTAAACCTATTAGCAGATTTTAATCACGCAGTAAAATTGTACAACAACAAAGCATATGCTGCTGCACAACAGAATTTTATTAAAGTCACCAAAAAGAGCGAAAGCACAAGTAATATTAAAGCAGATGCATTTTATTATGATGCCATGTGCGCTATCAAATTAAATCAAACTGATGCCGATAAAAAAGTTAAAGATTTTGTAGAAAATCATCCAACAAGCAACAAAAAAGACAAAGCTTTTTTAAATGTTGGTAATTATTATTTTTCTAATAAAAGAGCATCCCATGCCCTAAAATGGTATACAAAAGTTAACGATCGTTTTTTATCTGATGAAAACAAAAAAGAGTTGAACTTTAAAATGGGATATGCATTATTGGTCAATAGAAATTTATCATTGGCTAGAAATAAATTTTTGCCTTTAATTAATGATGCTCGATACGGAAACGACTCACGATATTATTATGGATATATTGCTTACAAACAAGAAGATTACGATGTTGCAGAAACGACATTAACAGAAATTGCAAATAACGAATCTTATAAAAGTGAAGTAAGTTATTACCTATTAGACATTAGTTTTAAAGCAGGTAGATTTGAACGTTGTATTGATGTTGGCGAGAAATTATTACCAAAAGCAAGTAAAAAAGAAAAATCAGAAATTTCTAAAATTGTAGGAGAAAGTTATTTTAATCTTAAAAAATATAAAGAAGCAATTCCGTATTTAAAAACCTATAAAGGAAAAAGAGGTAAATGGAATAATACTGATTATTATATTTTAGGATACGCCTATTATAAGCAAGATAATTTTGAAACTGCCATTAGTTATTTCAATAAAATTATTGATGAAAAAGATGGTGTTTCTCAAAACGCATACTATCATTTAGGTGAATGTTATCTGAACTTAGACAGAAAACCAGAAGCCTTAAATGCTTTTAAAAGTGCTAGTGAACTTGCTTTTGATCAACAAATAAAAGAAGATGCTGCTTTAAATTATGCTAAGTTGAGTTATGAAGAAGGTAACCCATATAAAAGTGTTGCAGAAATTTTACAAGAATATTTAATTCAATATCCTAAGTCTAAAAGCTACAATGAAATTAATGGTTTGGTGGTTACCTCCTATTTACATCAACAAGATTATCAAGGTGCTTTAAATTATCTGGCAAAGAAAAAAACTAAAGAAAATTCAAAATTAACCAACGAAGTTTCTTTATACAGAGGAATTCAATTATTTAATGAAAATAAACTAAAAGAAGCACTTCCTTTATTTGTGAAAAGTAAAAAATCAGAAAAACCACCTATTTATCAAAAAGCACAATTTTGGGAAGCAGAAACTAATTACAGATTAGAAAATTATAAAGAATCTACAGCACAATTTATCATCTTAAAAAAGTTTTTAATTAAAAATAATAGCATTGAGTTTTCTGAAATCGATTATAATATTGGGTATAGTTATTTTAAACTAAAACAGTATGATAAGGCTATTGAATGGTTTCAAAACTTTTTGAGTAAAGAAGAAATTGATTATTCTTTAAAAGATGATGTTAGATTACGTGTAGGCGATTCTTATTTTGCATCAAAAGAATATAGAGATGCTATAAAAGCGTACAAAAACATTACTGATGAAATTGGAACAGGTGCAGATTATGCGTTTTATCAAACTGGAATTAGTTATGGTTTTTTAGGTGAAAATGATAAAAAAATTGACGCGTTAAAATCAGTAGTGAATCAATTTGAAACTTCAGATTTAAAAGATGATGCCTTGTATCAAATAGGAAATACGTATGCTAGTATTAAAGAAAATGAACAAGCACATAAGGCGTATCAACGTGTTTTAGAAAAACACCCTAAAAGCGCTTACAATCCAAGTATTTTATTACGAGAGGGGCTACTATATTATAATGAAAACAACAATAGTAAAGCGATAGAACGATTTAAAGAAACTGTAAAAAAGTATCCAAATTCTACAGAAGCAAAGCAAGCGGTTACCAATGCTAAAAATGTATATATAGATACAGGAAATATTGATGAATATGCAAATTGGGTTCGTGGAATTAAATTTGCAAATGTCTCTGATGATGATTTAGATAATATCACGTATCAAGCAGCGGAAAATAAATTTTTGGAGAATAATACTCAAAAAGCCATTGAAGGTTTTAGCAAATATCTACAATCCTATCCAGATGGTTTACACGCACTTAAGACAAACTTTTACTTAGCCGAATTACTAAATAAAATTAATCTTCAAGAAAAGGCGATTCCGAATTATAGCTATGTAATTGTTCAACATCAGAATGAATTTACAGAAGAAGCTTTAAATAAATTAGCGCAAATTCATCTAGAAGCTGCGGATTGGAAAAAAGCAATTCCTTTGTTAGAACGATTAGAAGTTGAAGCAAATTCGCCACAAAATATTCTGTTTGCAGAAAGTAATTTAATGAAAGGGTATTACGAATCTAATCAATTTAAAAAAGCAGTTGAATACGCAGAAAAAGTATTGGTAAAAGATAAAATTGAAAGCAATTTAGAATATGATGCTAAGATTATTATTGCCAGAGCTGCATTTAAAACTGAAGATTTACAAACCGCCGAAGAATACTATGGTGAAATAGAAAGAAACGCTACTGGAGAATTAAAAGCGGAAGCCCTGTATTTTAATGCCTTTTTTAAACATCAAAATAAAGAATATCTAGACTCTAATAAAGTTGTACAAACGATAGCTGCTGATTATTCTTCTTATAAGTATTGGGGATTAAAAGGCTTAATTATTATGGCAAAAAATTATTACAAACTAAAAGATGCCTATCAAGCAACGTATATTTTAGAAAACGTAATTAAAAATACGCAAGGATTTGATGATGTTTTATTAGACGCAAATAACGAGTTGAAGAAAATAAAAACTCAAGAAGCCAAAACCAATAATTCGGTAACACCACAAAATTAA
- a CDS encoding amidohydrolase encodes MKRLISLFCFSILFTSCSKKQADSIVINSNTYTVNDNFENVEAFAIKDGKFIAVGSNEEIQEKYASKNIIDAKSQTIVPGLIDAHCHFYRLGLQQQKVDVSDTKSYDEVLEKLVTFQKEKNVSFITGRGWDQNDWEVKKFPTKGKLDKLFPTIPVAITRIDGHALLVNQAALDFAGITKAIKIEGGEFIQENGELTGVLIDNAMDYIKPPTPTRKEQIQALKTAEKINFSYGLTTVDDAGLDKPIIELIDSLHQTGDLKIKIYAMVSATQPNLDYYTKKGIIKTDRLNVRSFKVYGDGALGSRGAALKKSYSDRENHFGALIYSPERYQEIAEQIANSDYQMNTHAIGDSTNYLLLKTYQKVLKNKKDRRWRIEHAQIVDENDFDGFKNIIPSIQPTHATSDMYWAGDRVGEKRIKGGYAYKKLLNIYGKVALGTDYPVEKVNPYLTFYAATVRKDLNNYPEGGYQMENALSREETLKGMTIWAAFSNFEENKKGSIEVGKSADFVILNQNIMKVKGKEIPETKALKTFVNGEQVN; translated from the coding sequence ATGAAAAGATTAATTTCTCTTTTTTGTTTTAGTATCCTTTTTACTTCTTGCAGTAAAAAACAAGCAGATAGCATTGTCATAAATTCTAACACCTATACGGTTAATGACAATTTTGAAAATGTTGAAGCTTTTGCGATTAAAGACGGTAAATTTATTGCAGTAGGCTCTAACGAGGAGATTCAAGAAAAATATGCTTCAAAAAACATTATTGATGCTAAAAGCCAAACTATTGTTCCAGGTTTAATTGATGCACATTGTCATTTTTATCGCTTAGGATTACAACAACAAAAAGTTGATGTTTCTGATACTAAGAGCTACGATGAAGTCTTAGAAAAACTAGTTACTTTTCAAAAAGAAAAAAATGTTTCTTTTATCACAGGACGAGGTTGGGATCAAAATGATTGGGAAGTTAAAAAGTTTCCGACCAAGGGAAAATTAGATAAACTATTCCCTACTATTCCAGTGGCAATAACAAGAATTGATGGACATGCATTGTTAGTTAATCAAGCTGCGTTAGATTTTGCTGGGATTACAAAAGCAATAAAAATTGAAGGTGGAGAATTTATTCAAGAAAACGGAGAACTTACTGGTGTTTTAATAGATAATGCCATGGATTATATCAAACCCCCTACTCCAACTAGAAAAGAACAAATTCAAGCATTAAAAACAGCAGAGAAAATTAATTTCTCTTACGGATTAACAACCGTAGATGATGCTGGTTTAGACAAACCAATTATTGAATTAATTGATAGTTTACATCAAACTGGAGATTTAAAAATTAAAATCTATGCCATGGTTTCAGCAACACAACCTAACTTAGATTATTACACTAAAAAAGGAATTATAAAAACGGATAGATTAAACGTGCGTTCTTTTAAAGTATATGGTGATGGCGCTTTAGGCTCTAGAGGAGCTGCATTAAAAAAATCATACTCCGATAGAGAAAATCATTTTGGAGCCTTAATATATTCACCAGAAAGATATCAAGAAATTGCAGAACAAATTGCGAATTCTGATTATCAAATGAATACGCATGCTATTGGAGATTCGACAAATTATTTACTATTAAAAACCTATCAGAAAGTATTAAAAAATAAAAAAGATAGACGTTGGAGGATAGAGCATGCTCAAATTGTTGATGAGAATGATTTCGATGGTTTTAAAAACATCATTCCTTCCATTCAACCAACACATGCAACATCAGATATGTATTGGGCTGGAGATAGAGTTGGCGAAAAAAGAATTAAAGGTGGATATGCCTATAAAAAATTACTAAACATTTACGGAAAAGTAGCTTTAGGAACAGATTATCCTGTTGAAAAAGTAAATCCTTATTTAACATTTTATGCAGCTACAGTTAGAAAAGACCTCAACAATTACCCAGAAGGTGGGTATCAAATGGAAAATGCATTATCGAGAGAAGAAACTTTAAAAGGAATGACCATTTGGGCTGCTTTTTCAAACTTTGAAGAAAATAAAAAAGGATCTATTGAAGTTGGAAAATCTGCAGATTTCGTGATTTTAAATCAGAATATCATGAAAGTTAAAGGAAAAGAGATTCCTGAAACTAAAGCATTAAAAACTTTTGTAAATGGTGAACAGGTAAATTAA
- a CDS encoding TonB-dependent receptor yields the protein MKKILFTYLVIFGVCLVNAQKKSPPKKAKDTIKTEVINVITSYTPKISDAFKIKKTPTIKLDKDSKKRALEYTIFSAPVASTFIPKSGVLKGIDLGKKERLYRNYLAGGFGSNTTPFGELFLHYNSKFDFDIGLFAKYISSENPIESTPLQSGFSNFEAGFFFLKEERYFDIKIQLNSEQKKYNWYGLPNYTFTQPTINAIAEEQSYNSFNVTTEFLLHDSYIQSSSISLGIFRDLYDSSEFLIQLKPNFKFPLGRINRFLDDIHVNTKLEFLKGDFVKEYTSNTQIKYTIFTAGINPYYLLDWNDFSIKAGLKTYLSLDTENSSTNFLIYPDVHVSYPLVKDYLNVYVAANGDLHTNTYQDLVADNPYVSPTLFITQTNEKYSFNGGFAGKLSTHTSFDFKASYKNEQDKALFLRNNSKSDGTNTNFNATSLLGYEFGNSYKVLYDDVITLSFFGEIEIDLSKKITVGFNGKVNSYTVSNNSTAWNLPEFEGTFFTRYKNYKWYFGLDAFIVGDRSVINYNGANNNSFTTKKLTSYVDVNLNGGYHFSDKLSAFIKMNNISDNKYQRFSNFNNQGFQILGGVAYKFDF from the coding sequence ATGAAAAAAATTCTTTTTACATACCTAGTTATTTTTGGTGTTTGTTTGGTAAACGCACAAAAAAAATCACCTCCAAAAAAGGCTAAAGACACTATAAAAACAGAAGTAATTAATGTGATTACTTCGTATACTCCTAAAATATCAGATGCTTTTAAGATAAAAAAAACGCCTACCATTAAATTAGATAAAGACAGTAAAAAGAGAGCCTTAGAATACACTATTTTTTCTGCGCCGGTTGCCTCTACATTTATTCCTAAAAGTGGCGTTTTAAAAGGAATCGATTTAGGAAAAAAAGAACGTTTATACAGAAATTATTTAGCAGGCGGATTTGGAAGTAACACAACTCCTTTTGGAGAACTATTTTTACATTATAATTCTAAATTCGATTTTGATATTGGCTTGTTTGCTAAATATATCTCTTCTGAAAATCCTATTGAAAGTACACCTTTACAAAGTGGTTTTTCAAATTTTGAAGCTGGATTCTTTTTTCTTAAGGAAGAACGTTATTTTGATATTAAAATTCAGTTAAACTCAGAACAGAAAAAATACAATTGGTATGGTTTACCAAATTATACTTTTACACAACCAACCATAAATGCTATTGCCGAAGAGCAAAGTTATAATTCGTTTAACGTAACAACAGAATTTCTTTTACACGATTCGTATATTCAATCTTCATCAATTAGTTTAGGAATTTTTAGAGATTTATATGATTCTTCTGAATTTTTAATTCAGTTAAAACCTAATTTTAAATTTCCTTTAGGAAGAATTAACCGATTTTTAGATGATATACATGTAAACACAAAACTTGAGTTTCTAAAAGGGGATTTTGTAAAAGAATATACCAGTAATACTCAAATCAAATACACTATTTTCACAGCTGGTATAAATCCGTATTATTTATTAGATTGGAATGATTTTTCTATAAAAGCTGGGCTAAAAACCTATCTTTCTTTAGATACAGAAAATAGTTCTACTAACTTTTTAATCTATCCAGACGTGCATGTTTCGTATCCATTAGTAAAGGATTACTTAAATGTGTATGTGGCTGCAAATGGCGATTTACATACCAATACATATCAAGATTTAGTGGCAGACAATCCGTATGTTTCACCAACACTTTTCATCACACAAACCAATGAAAAATATAGTTTTAATGGTGGATTTGCAGGAAAACTTTCCACGCATACTAGTTTTGATTTTAAAGCCAGCTACAAAAACGAACAAGACAAAGCGTTATTTTTAAGAAATAACTCAAAATCTGATGGGACAAATACAAATTTTAATGCTACGTCGCTTTTAGGGTACGAATTCGGAAACTCTTATAAAGTATTGTATGACGATGTTATTACACTCAGTTTTTTTGGTGAAATAGAAATCGACTTAAGCAAGAAAATTACTGTTGGTTTTAATGGAAAAGTAAATTCATATACTGTAAGCAATAATTCAACCGCATGGAATTTACCAGAGTTTGAAGGAACTTTTTTTACCAGATATAAAAACTACAAATGGTATTTCGGACTAGATGCTTTTATCGTTGGAGATAGAAGTGTGATTAATTATAACGGAGCAAACAACAATTCATTTACCACAAAAAAGCTAACTTCTTATGTAGATGTTAACTTAAATGGAGGCTATCATTTTAGTGATAAACTTTCTGCTTTTATAAAAATGAATAACATTTCTGATAATAAATATCAACGTTTCTCGAACTTTAATAATCAAGGTTTTCAAATTTTAGGAGGGGTTGCCTATAAGTTTGATTTTTAA
- a CDS encoding LytTR family DNA-binding domain-containing protein, with amino-acid sequence MKALIIDDEKKARQVLRILIEENCPKITEIFEAENLLNGVDLIKNETPSIVFLDIEMPEHSGLEILNYIEKEVYNFEIIFTTAYSEYAIKAFQLSAIDYLLKPVRPNQVKEAVDKAVAFLGNSQINKRLTELKESLQDSNFKKIGLPNADGIKFVNFNDIISLEADGMYAKVSTKNDGTILVSKPLKFFVDLLQNINIFYKPHRSYLINLSYIKEYIKKDGGYILMENDKVVSISKDKKEEFLTIVQNI; translated from the coding sequence ATGAAGGCATTAATTATAGATGACGAGAAAAAAGCAAGGCAAGTTCTAAGAATTTTAATTGAAGAAAACTGCCCAAAGATTACAGAAATTTTTGAAGCAGAAAATTTACTTAATGGAGTAGATTTAATTAAAAATGAAACACCAAGTATTGTTTTTTTAGATATAGAAATGCCAGAACATTCTGGTTTAGAAATCCTAAATTATATTGAAAAAGAAGTTTATAATTTCGAAATTATTTTTACAACTGCTTATAGTGAATATGCAATAAAAGCTTTTCAGCTATCTGCTATAGATTATTTATTAAAACCCGTAAGACCAAATCAAGTTAAAGAAGCTGTTGATAAAGCAGTGGCCTTTTTAGGAAACTCGCAAATAAATAAAAGATTAACAGAACTAAAAGAAAGTCTTCAAGATTCTAATTTCAAAAAAATAGGATTACCAAATGCAGATGGAATAAAATTTGTTAATTTTAATGATATAATTTCTTTAGAAGCAGATGGAATGTATGCAAAAGTATCTACAAAAAATGATGGTACTATTTTAGTCAGCAAACCTTTAAAGTTTTTTGTAGATCTATTACAAAATATAAATATATTTTATAAACCTCATCGATCATATCTTATAAATTTATCTTACATAAAAGAATATATTAAAAAAGATGGCGGGTACATTTTAATGGAAAATGATAAAGTAGTATCAATATCTAAAGATAAAAAAGAAGAATTTTTAACCATTGTACAAAACATCTAA